GCCAATCTAGCGGAGCCGGGGGGCAGTAGCTCCCGAGCGGCTGTCGACACATCTTCCATCCGGGAGGGGGCAATGACCGGCTGCATCGCTCGCTCGGACATCTATCAGCACCGCCTGATGGAGGAGCCGCCGCCCGCGTCCGCCACCCGGCGTACCCGCGAGCGGTACGAACAGCTGGTCCGCGACGCGAAGGCGTTGTGCGCTTCGTGCCCGCTGTTCACCGACTGCCTGTACAGCGCCGTCGCGCAGCACGACGTCAGCGGGTTCGTGGCCGGAACCACTGCCGCGCAACGACGTTCGATCCGCAACCTGCTCGACGTCGAGGTGCAGGCGGACGACTTCGACCAGCTCGCCGGCGCGCGGGGGACGCGCCGGCCGGTGAGCCACGAGGAAGTCCTGCGGCTGCGGACCCAGTACCCGAACGACAGCCTGGAGTCGCTGGCAATGCGGCTGGGCTGCTCGCTGTCCACGGTCAAGCGGCACCTGCGCCGGGCCCGGCGCGGGCAGAGCCCGGCCGCCAAGGCGCCGCGCAAGCGGCCCGACGTCAGCGCCGTGCTGGATGCTTTCGACACCGTCGTCGACCAGCCCCGCCGGACCGGCAGCAGCCGGGTCGCCTGATCCGATACTCGGCCCGCCAGCGGACTATCGGTCAGCAGACCATCGGTCACTGACAGCGAAGGCCCGGAAACCCTGTGAACGCGGGGTTTCCGGGCCTTTCGGTTGCCTACGGCAAGTGCCGGCGTCAACCCTTTCGGCAGCGGCCGAAAGGGTTGCGCTCAGAACCAGCGGTTCAGGATGGCGGCGGCGCCGTCGTCCTGGACGGACTTGGTGACCTCGTCCGCGGCCACCTTCACCTCGTCCGGGGACGATCCCATCGCGACCCCGTGACCGGCGTACGTGAGCATCTCGATGTCGTTGCGACCGTCGCCGATCGCCACCAGCCCGGACGGGTCCAGGCCGTACTGCGCGAGCGCGACCTTCA
The genomic region above belongs to Kribbella solani and contains:
- a CDS encoding WhiB family transcriptional regulator; translated protein: MTGCIARSDIYQHRLMEEPPPASATRRTRERYEQLVRDAKALCASCPLFTDCLYSAVAQHDVSGFVAGTTAAQRRSIRNLLDVEVQADDFDQLAGARGTRRPVSHEEVLRLRTQYPNDSLESLAMRLGCSLSTVKRHLRRARRGQSPAAKAPRKRPDVSAVLDAFDTVVDQPRRTGSSRVA